A region from the Nonlabens sp. YIK11 genome encodes:
- the recQ gene encoding DNA helicase RecQ has translation MAFKQSGLEENLKKYFGFSQFRGLQKSVVTSVLNQEDVFVIMPTGGGKSLCYQLPALMQDGTAIIVSPLIALMKNQVDAIRGISDDEGVAHVLNSSLNKSEVQRVKDDIVNGVTKLLYVAPESLTKEEYVEFLKDQKISFLAVDEAHCISEWGHDFRPEYRNLRRIIDRIGDDIPIIGLTATATPKVQEDILKNLQIPNATTYKASFNRPNLFYEVRPKTDQVDADITRFIKQNEGKSGIVYCLSRKRVEELSQVLQVNGIKAVPYHAGLDGKTRASHQDKFLMEDVDVVVATIAFGMGIDKPDVRFVIHHDIPKSIESYYQETGRAGRDGGEGHCLAYYSYKDIEKLEKFMSGKPIAEQEIGHALLQEMVGYAETSLSRRQFILHYFGEEFDPATGDGGDMDDNMRNPKPQREAIDDVKKLIEVIDAAGERYKAKDIVKILVGKSNAMITSHKLDSHEYFGSGKDKEPAFWTALIRQVMVARYIRKDIESYGTLKITDAGRKFLKSGKTFMMSDDHTYHQEDSMPAGSGKAAALDDKLVKMLKELRKKVATQKKVPPYVVFQDPSIDDMATKYPISLEEMANIHGVGDGKARKFGKPFVELIARYVEDNDITRADDLVIKSTGTKSGNKLYFITSIDRKLSFDDIADAKGMEMHELINELESIVFSGTKLNISYWVDEMLDEEQQEDLHEYFLEAENDHIDAAMEEFDGEYEEEEIRLYRLKFISEVGN, from the coding sequence ATGGCATTTAAGCAATCTGGATTAGAGGAAAACCTCAAAAAATACTTCGGTTTTAGTCAGTTTAGAGGACTGCAAAAAAGCGTGGTCACTTCAGTATTAAATCAGGAAGATGTATTTGTCATCATGCCTACCGGCGGTGGTAAATCGCTTTGCTATCAGTTGCCCGCACTCATGCAGGACGGTACGGCGATCATAGTTTCACCACTCATTGCGTTGATGAAGAATCAGGTGGATGCCATACGTGGTATATCAGATGATGAAGGCGTGGCGCACGTGTTGAATAGCAGCCTCAATAAAAGTGAGGTACAACGAGTCAAGGATGATATTGTCAATGGAGTCACAAAATTACTTTATGTGGCACCAGAATCTCTTACTAAAGAAGAGTACGTTGAATTCCTGAAAGATCAGAAGATCAGTTTCCTTGCGGTAGACGAGGCGCATTGTATAAGTGAATGGGGTCATGATTTTAGACCAGAATACAGAAATCTAAGACGCATCATTGATCGTATAGGTGACGATATCCCTATTATAGGGTTGACGGCAACGGCAACACCTAAAGTACAGGAAGATATCCTCAAGAATCTTCAAATACCCAATGCGACCACTTATAAAGCGTCGTTCAATAGACCAAATCTATTTTATGAAGTACGTCCCAAGACAGATCAGGTGGATGCAGACATCACGAGGTTTATAAAACAAAACGAAGGCAAGTCTGGAATTGTTTACTGCTTGTCTCGCAAACGTGTGGAAGAATTGTCGCAAGTACTTCAAGTCAATGGTATCAAAGCCGTGCCATATCACGCAGGTCTTGATGGCAAGACCAGAGCTTCCCATCAAGATAAGTTCCTCATGGAAGATGTAGATGTGGTGGTGGCGACGATTGCCTTTGGTATGGGAATCGACAAACCAGATGTGCGTTTTGTAATCCATCATGATATTCCAAAAAGTATCGAATCCTATTATCAAGAAACCGGTCGCGCCGGTCGTGATGGTGGTGAAGGTCACTGTCTGGCTTACTATAGTTATAAAGACATTGAAAAGCTTGAGAAATTCATGTCTGGCAAACCTATTGCCGAACAAGAGATAGGACACGCCTTGTTACAGGAAATGGTAGGCTATGCAGAAACGAGCTTGAGCCGCAGGCAGTTCATCCTACATTACTTTGGTGAGGAATTTGATCCAGCCACAGGTGATGGTGGTGACATGGACGATAACATGCGCAACCCAAAACCACAGCGGGAAGCCATTGACGACGTCAAAAAACTGATCGAAGTAATTGACGCGGCAGGCGAGCGTTATAAAGCGAAGGATATTGTCAAGATTCTAGTAGGTAAAAGCAATGCGATGATTACCAGTCACAAGCTGGATTCCCATGAATATTTTGGTAGTGGTAAGGACAAGGAACCAGCCTTCTGGACTGCCTTGATACGACAGGTTATGGTTGCGCGCTATATAAGAAAGGACATAGAATCTTATGGAACGCTTAAGATTACAGATGCGGGTCGCAAATTCCTAAAATCAGGAAAGACCTTCATGATGAGTGATGATCATACCTATCATCAAGAAGATTCCATGCCAGCGGGATCTGGTAAAGCAGCAGCGCTGGACGATAAGCTGGTCAAGATGCTCAAGGAACTGCGCAAAAAAGTCGCCACTCAAAAGAAAGTGCCGCCTTATGTAGTATTTCAAGATCCATCGATTGATGATATGGCCACAAAATATCCTATTTCCCTAGAAGAGATGGCAAACATCCATGGAGTAGGAGATGGTAAGGCTCGCAAATTTGGTAAACCATTTGTAGAATTGATCGCGCGATACGTAGAGGATAATGACATCACGAGAGCTGATGATCTAGTTATAAAATCTACAGGTACTAAATCTGGCAATAAACTATACTTCATAACCAGTATTGACCGCAAACTTTCCTTTGATGACATTGCAGATGCCAAAGGCATGGAGATGCACGAACTTATCAATGAGTTGGAAAGTATCGTTTTTAGCGGTACAAAACTCAACATTAGTTACTGGGTAGACGAGATGCTGGATGAGGAGCAACAGGAAGATTTACATGAATACTTCCTGGAAGCCGAAAACGACCACATCGATGCCGCCATGGAAGAGTTTGACGGCGAGTACGAGGAAGAAGAAATCCGCTTGTATCGATTGAAGTTTATTAGTGAGGTTGGGAATTAA
- a CDS encoding SIS domain-containing protein, with protein MSNTNKILEVARRTIRIEANAIKELEDCVDIAFAKAVQHIHTSNGRVIITGIGKSAIIAQKIVATMNSTGTPAIFMHAADAIHGDLGIVQKNDVVICISKSGNTPEIKVLVPLIKNFDNKLIAITSNKNSFLGTEADFILHAPIAEEACPNNLAPTTSTTAQLVMGDALAISLLELKGFTDADFARYHPGGALGKKLYLRVKNLADQRPKPQVMPQTSLREVIVNISENMLGMTVVVEDQKILGIITDGDLRRMLTSGKDIDSLVASDIMTANPKTIPADAMAIQARELMEEKHISQLVTIDDQNHYAGVVHIHDVIREGII; from the coding sequence TTGAGCAACACAAATAAAATTCTGGAAGTCGCCCGCCGCACGATTCGTATCGAGGCAAATGCCATTAAGGAGCTGGAAGATTGTGTGGATATCGCTTTCGCGAAAGCGGTACAACACATACACACCTCAAACGGCAGAGTCATCATTACCGGTATAGGCAAAAGTGCCATCATTGCACAGAAAATAGTGGCCACCATGAACAGCACTGGTACGCCAGCGATTTTCATGCACGCCGCAGATGCCATACATGGTGACCTGGGAATCGTTCAAAAAAACGATGTGGTGATTTGTATTTCAAAAAGCGGAAACACTCCAGAAATAAAGGTACTCGTGCCACTTATTAAGAATTTTGACAATAAACTAATCGCGATTACCAGTAATAAGAATTCCTTTTTAGGTACCGAAGCAGATTTCATACTGCACGCTCCTATTGCTGAGGAAGCTTGCCCCAACAACCTTGCTCCTACCACAAGTACCACGGCGCAACTGGTTATGGGTGATGCCCTAGCGATAAGCCTGCTGGAATTGAAAGGCTTCACAGATGCAGATTTTGCCCGCTACCATCCAGGTGGTGCACTAGGTAAAAAACTCTATTTAAGAGTAAAAAATCTGGCAGATCAACGACCAAAACCTCAAGTGATGCCACAAACATCATTGCGTGAGGTAATCGTAAATATTTCAGAAAACATGCTGGGAATGACCGTGGTTGTTGAAGATCAAAAAATACTGGGCATCATAACCGATGGTGACTTAAGACGCATGCTCACCAGCGGCAAGGATATCGACTCGTTAGTAGCCAGTGATATAATGACCGCAAATCCTAAAACCATTCCCGCAGACGCTATGGCCATACAGGCACGCGAGCTCATGGAAGAGAAGCATATTTCTCAGCTCGTGACCATTGACGATCAAAATCATTATGCAGGTGTGGTTCACATTCATGATGTAATCAGAGAAGGAATTATCTAG
- the tatC gene encoding twin-arginine translocase subunit TatC, which yields MARKKVDPNNMSFLDHVEELRWCLIRSLVGIMIGAVVVFIAKDFVFDTIIFGPKRADFFTYDFFCNIGRFFGIESDFCDPNFGFKVQSKEMSDEFSAHIWTSITLGFVIAFPWVLYQVWKFIAPGLKSNEKKYSSGFIFVSSLLFFIGVVFGYYIIAPLSVHFMVTYNLSAEVVTEPSLASYIAYIRASVLASGLLFELPIIIYFLTKIGLVTPEIMRKSRKFALVIVLIVAAVITPPDIASQVIVAIPVLLLYEVSIYISKFVLMRDARRKRKLAA from the coding sequence ATGGCAAGAAAGAAAGTTGACCCCAATAACATGTCTTTTCTGGACCACGTGGAGGAATTGCGCTGGTGTCTTATCAGGTCGCTAGTGGGCATTATGATTGGTGCCGTTGTGGTGTTCATTGCAAAAGATTTTGTTTTTGACACCATCATTTTTGGACCTAAACGTGCCGATTTCTTTACCTATGACTTCTTTTGTAACATAGGTAGGTTCTTTGGGATTGAAAGTGACTTTTGCGATCCTAACTTCGGTTTTAAAGTACAGTCCAAAGAGATGTCAGATGAATTTTCGGCTCACATTTGGACTTCCATTACCTTAGGATTTGTGATTGCTTTTCCTTGGGTGTTATATCAAGTATGGAAGTTTATTGCTCCAGGACTTAAGAGTAATGAGAAAAAGTACAGCAGCGGTTTCATCTTTGTGAGTTCGCTATTGTTCTTCATAGGTGTGGTTTTTGGCTACTATATCATTGCACCTTTATCGGTTCACTTTATGGTGACTTATAATTTGAGCGCAGAAGTCGTGACTGAGCCTAGCCTGGCGAGTTATATCGCCTACATTCGAGCATCTGTTTTGGCTTCTGGATTATTATTTGAACTGCCGATCATCATTTACTTTTTGACAAAGATTGGTCTGGTTACACCAGAGATTATGCGCAAGTCGCGCAAGTTCGCCCTAGTGATTGTTTTGATCGTAGCCGCAGTCATCACACCGCCAGACATTGCAAGCCAAGTGATCGTAGCGATTCCAGTGTTATTACTTTATGAAGTAAGTATTTATATATCAAAGTTTGTCTTGATGAGAGACGCACGCAGAAAAAGAAAATTAGCAGCATAA
- a CDS encoding carboxymuconolactone decarboxylase family protein: MSDLVKEFNEYRERMNGAITQDNNKILKRIFNLDTNAFTAGALDKKTKELLGLVASTVLRCDDCVKYHLEESYKAGLSKEEVVEALSIATLVGGTIVIPHLRRAYEYWDAVEQHAKAE; encoded by the coding sequence ATGAGCGACTTAGTAAAAGAATTCAACGAGTATCGTGAGCGCATGAATGGCGCCATTACTCAGGATAATAATAAAATCCTTAAACGTATCTTCAACCTTGATACTAATGCCTTTACAGCAGGCGCACTGGACAAGAAAACCAAAGAGTTGTTGGGTCTCGTCGCCAGTACGGTACTGCGATGTGATGATTGTGTAAAATATCACCTTGAAGAAAGCTACAAGGCAGGTTTATCAAAAGAAGAAGTTGTGGAAGCTTTATCCATTGCAACACTTGTAGGTGGTACCATCGTGATACCACATTTGCGCCGCGCCTATGAATATTGGGATGCTGTAGAGCAACATGCTAAAGCTGAATAA
- a CDS encoding PH domain-containing protein, protein MRFNSKKGVLMLIVVVFVTTLLLYLLFSSLSNTQKNLAMWIPSILLMLAVPVFLLWIYVQTYYVLEDGELKYVSGPIRGSVKIARIEQVIKNTTLWVGLKPATARNGIIVKYDNYNELYISPANNEKFIEKLLELNPDIVVKDDKDDIFPGAPIN, encoded by the coding sequence ATGAGATTTAATAGCAAAAAAGGAGTTTTAATGCTCATTGTGGTTGTGTTTGTTACCACATTGTTGCTCTATCTTCTTTTCTCATCTTTAAGCAATACGCAAAAAAACCTAGCAATGTGGATTCCCAGTATCCTGTTGATGCTGGCAGTTCCTGTTTTTCTGCTATGGATTTACGTTCAGACCTATTACGTTTTGGAAGATGGTGAACTTAAATACGTGTCTGGTCCCATAAGAGGATCTGTCAAGATCGCGAGGATTGAACAGGTAATTAAAAACACAACTCTTTGGGTTGGCTTGAAACCAGCAACTGCTCGCAACGGTATCATCGTTAAATATGATAATTACAATGAACTCTACATTAGCCCAGCTAACAATGAGAAGTTCATTGAAAAACTATTGGAGCTCAATCCTGATATTGTCGTCAAGGACGACAAGGATGATATTTTTCCAGGTGCTCCTATCAATTAA
- a CDS encoding cob(I)yrinic acid a,c-diamide adenosyltransferase produces MKIYTKTGDTGETSLFGGTRVPKSNMRIDSYGTVDELNSWMGLLRDQPVDDATKNFIIEIQDHLFTIGAILATPPEKELLKNGQERLNISKISDDHVAQLETQMDHMEEGLPQMTHFILPGGHQSVSFCHITRTVCRRAERLAVDLNTSEPIDPQVIKYLNRLSDYLFVLARKLSKDLQAEEIKWIPKKH; encoded by the coding sequence ATGAAAATTTATACCAAGACCGGTGACACAGGAGAAACTTCTCTTTTTGGAGGCACTCGAGTCCCTAAAAGTAATATGAGAATTGACAGTTATGGAACCGTTGATGAACTCAATTCATGGATGGGATTGCTTAGAGACCAGCCAGTAGACGATGCGACTAAAAACTTCATCATAGAAATACAGGATCACCTTTTTACCATAGGCGCGATTCTAGCCACACCACCAGAAAAGGAATTGCTCAAAAATGGCCAAGAGAGACTCAACATCTCTAAAATTTCTGACGATCACGTGGCGCAACTAGAGACTCAAATGGACCATATGGAAGAAGGTTTACCGCAAATGACGCATTTTATCTTGCCAGGCGGCCATCAGTCTGTGTCATTCTGTCACATAACAAGGACTGTTTGTAGACGTGCAGAGCGTCTCGCTGTGGATTTGAATACCAGCGAGCCCATCGATCCACAAGTGATCAAGTATTTGAACAGACTTTCTGACTACCTATTTGTATTGGCACGCAAGTTGTCTAAAGATCTACAAGCAGAAGAGATCAAGTGGATTCCTAAAAAACATTAG
- a CDS encoding DUF2795 domain-containing protein, protein MYWTLELASYLSDAPWPAEKDELIDYAIRTGAPLEVVENLQAIEDEGDSYESIQEIWPDYPTDDDYLWNEDEY, encoded by the coding sequence ATGTATTGGACACTAGAACTTGCATCCTATTTAAGCGATGCGCCTTGGCCAGCAGAAAAGGATGAGCTTATCGACTACGCCATCCGTACCGGTGCACCTCTAGAGGTTGTAGAAAACCTGCAAGCTATTGAGGATGAAGGTGATTCTTATGAGTCTATCCAGGAAATCTGGCCTGACTATCCTACAGACGATGATTACCTCTGGAATGAGGATGAATACTAG
- the secA gene encoding preprotein translocase subunit SecA, with translation MGLLDSVLKIFVGDKSKQDVAELQPNVTKTLSFEKEMEGLSIDELRHKTTEFKEKIASAKANTLQQISSLQEDANNEEDIDKREEIYEQIDKLQEQAYEEAEVVLNEIMPEAFAVMKETAKRFYHNTEIKVAATSRDRELSGEKDYVTLDGDHAIWSNSWDAAGKPITWDMIHYDVQIIGGTALHMGKIAEMQTGEGKTLVATLPVYLNALTGNGVHVVTVNDYLAKRDSAWIGPLFEFHGLSIDCIDYHKPNSEARRKAYLADITYGTNNEFGFDYLRDNMAHATADLVQRKHNYAIIDETDSVLIDDARTPLIISGPVPEGDRQEFDVLKRPVENIVSVQRKELVQTLAKAKKLIAEGDTKEGGLELLRVYRGLPKNKALIKFLSEEGIKQLLQKTENHYMQDNNREMPTVDAELYFVIDEKNNQVELTDKGIEFLSGDDDPEFFVMPEVGVEIGRIESAGLSKEEEAEKKEELFREFAVKSERIHTLNQLLKAYTLFERDTEYVVMSKDKKTRDATTGAIKTVSEEQVMIVDEQTGRIMDGRRYSDGLHQAIEAKENVKIQDATQTFATITLQNYFRMYKKLAGMTGTAVTEAGEFWEIYKLDVVEIPTNRPIARDDRQDLVYKTKREKYGAVIEEVTRLKEAGRPVLIGTTSVDISELLSRTLQRAGIEHNVLNAKQHKRESEIVAEAGNAGQITIATNMAGRGTDIKLSEEVKKAGGLAIIGTERHDSRRVDRQLRGRAGRQGDPGSSQFYVSLEDNLMRLFGSERMAKTMDRLGMKEGEVIQHSMISKSIERAQKKVEENAFGVRKRLLEYDDVMNAQREVIYKRRYNALFGDRLAVDIANMIYDIAENITQTNKIAQDFKNFDFELIRYFSMSSPLTEAEFKSKSEPQITSAIYKAAYQHYKEKMERTAREVYPVIKNVVENDERNYERIAVPFTDGIKTLNVSTNLKDAYDSEGKSLVTDFEKNITLAIIDDAWKTHLRKMDELKQSVQLAVHEQKDPLLIYKFEAFELFKEMIDKVNKEVIGFMFKGDLPTQDSRAIQEAREQKAEKTTTSKDEVLNSDEQAARNRAVGSGASQQQRQPVTETITRDQPKIGRNDQVTIKNIMTGEAKECKYKQAIPLINKGEWVLDKY, from the coding sequence ATGGGACTATTAGATTCCGTTTTAAAAATATTCGTAGGCGACAAATCAAAACAAGACGTGGCAGAGCTACAGCCCAATGTCACTAAGACTTTGAGTTTTGAAAAAGAGATGGAAGGCCTATCGATTGATGAGCTGCGCCATAAAACTACTGAGTTTAAAGAGAAGATCGCTTCCGCGAAAGCGAACACATTACAGCAAATATCTTCTTTACAGGAAGATGCCAATAACGAAGAGGACATTGACAAGCGTGAAGAGATCTATGAGCAAATAGATAAACTTCAAGAACAGGCTTATGAAGAAGCCGAAGTTGTCCTGAACGAGATCATGCCAGAAGCCTTTGCGGTAATGAAAGAAACTGCAAAGCGTTTTTATCACAATACTGAAATCAAAGTTGCTGCAACCTCTAGAGATCGCGAGTTAAGCGGTGAAAAGGATTATGTGACACTCGATGGCGATCATGCGATCTGGTCCAACTCTTGGGATGCCGCTGGGAAGCCTATTACCTGGGACATGATTCACTATGATGTTCAAATCATAGGAGGTACCGCTCTTCACATGGGTAAAATTGCAGAAATGCAGACTGGTGAAGGTAAAACTCTTGTGGCAACCTTGCCTGTGTACCTTAATGCCTTGACCGGTAACGGTGTTCACGTTGTAACCGTAAATGATTACCTGGCTAAACGTGACAGCGCCTGGATAGGACCATTGTTTGAATTTCACGGTTTAAGTATTGATTGTATTGATTATCATAAGCCCAATTCTGAAGCACGTCGCAAGGCCTACCTAGCAGATATCACTTATGGAACCAACAATGAATTTGGTTTTGATTACTTGAGGGATAACATGGCTCACGCCACGGCAGACTTGGTACAACGCAAACATAATTATGCGATCATTGATGAAACGGATTCCGTTCTTATCGATGATGCTCGTACACCATTGATTATTTCTGGTCCTGTACCAGAAGGTGATCGCCAGGAGTTTGATGTCCTAAAACGTCCCGTAGAAAACATTGTCAGTGTTCAGAGAAAAGAACTCGTGCAAACTTTGGCGAAAGCCAAGAAATTAATTGCAGAAGGTGACACCAAAGAAGGTGGACTTGAATTGCTAAGAGTGTATCGCGGTTTGCCTAAAAACAAAGCCTTGATCAAGTTCTTGAGTGAAGAAGGTATCAAGCAATTATTGCAAAAGACAGAGAACCACTACATGCAGGACAACAATCGCGAGATGCCTACCGTAGATGCTGAGCTGTATTTTGTAATTGATGAAAAGAACAATCAGGTAGAATTGACGGATAAAGGAATTGAATTCCTATCTGGAGATGATGATCCAGAATTCTTTGTAATGCCAGAAGTAGGTGTTGAAATAGGTCGCATTGAAAGCGCTGGATTGAGCAAGGAAGAAGAAGCAGAGAAGAAAGAGGAACTCTTCCGTGAGTTTGCGGTAAAATCAGAACGTATTCACACGTTGAATCAGCTGTTGAAGGCTTATACCCTATTTGAACGCGATACAGAATATGTCGTGATGTCTAAAGATAAAAAGACACGCGATGCCACTACGGGCGCGATCAAAACGGTGAGTGAGGAACAAGTCATGATCGTTGATGAGCAAACAGGTCGTATCATGGATGGCCGTCGTTACAGCGATGGATTGCACCAGGCGATTGAGGCAAAGGAAAATGTAAAGATTCAAGATGCCACGCAGACCTTTGCTACCATCACGCTTCAGAATTACTTTAGAATGTACAAAAAGCTGGCTGGTATGACCGGTACTGCGGTAACTGAAGCTGGCGAATTCTGGGAAATCTACAAACTAGACGTGGTAGAGATTCCTACCAACAGACCTATTGCTCGTGATGACCGTCAAGATTTGGTGTACAAAACCAAGCGAGAAAAGTACGGCGCCGTTATAGAAGAGGTGACTCGATTAAAAGAAGCTGGTCGTCCTGTATTGATAGGTACTACATCAGTGGATATATCTGAGTTGTTGAGCAGAACCCTACAACGTGCTGGTATTGAGCACAACGTATTGAACGCAAAGCAACACAAACGAGAGTCTGAAATCGTTGCAGAAGCTGGAAACGCTGGACAAATTACTATCGCCACAAACATGGCAGGTCGTGGTACAGACATTAAATTATCAGAAGAAGTTAAAAAAGCCGGCGGTCTTGCCATCATAGGTACAGAGCGTCACGATTCACGTCGTGTAGATAGACAGCTGCGTGGTCGTGCTGGTCGTCAAGGAGATCCAGGAAGTTCACAGTTTTACGTATCGCTGGAAGATAACTTGATGCGATTATTTGGTTCTGAGCGTATGGCCAAAACCATGGATAGATTAGGAATGAAAGAAGGCGAAGTGATTCAGCATTCCATGATTTCAAAGTCCATCGAGCGTGCACAGAAAAAAGTGGAAGAAAACGCCTTTGGAGTGCGTAAGCGTCTATTAGAATATGATGATGTGATGAATGCCCAACGCGAGGTGATTTACAAGCGTCGTTACAATGCATTGTTCGGTGATCGTCTTGCAGTGGATATTGCAAATATGATCTATGATATTGCAGAAAATATCACACAGACCAACAAGATCGCACAGGACTTCAAAAACTTTGATTTTGAATTGATTCGCTACTTCTCCATGAGTAGCCCGTTGACAGAAGCAGAATTTAAATCCAAATCAGAGCCACAAATAACATCTGCCATCTACAAAGCTGCTTACCAGCACTACAAAGAGAAGATGGAACGCACGGCTAGAGAAGTTTATCCAGTCATTAAAAATGTGGTAGAAAATGACGAGCGCAACTATGAGCGTATTGCCGTACCGTTTACAGATGGCATCAAGACACTCAATGTGTCCACCAATTTGAAAGACGCGTACGATTCTGAAGGTAAGTCCCTAGTGACTGACTTTGAGAAAAATATTACGCTTGCGATCATTGACGATGCTTGGAAAACGCACCTTCGCAAGATGGATGAGTTGAAACAAAGTGTACAACTTGCCGTTCACGAGCAAAAAGATCCATTATTGATCTATAAGTTTGAGGCATTTGAGTTGTTCAAAGAGATGATTGATAAGGTGAATAAGGAAGTTATTGGCTTCATGTTTAAAGGCGACTTGCCCACTCAGGATTCCAGAGCCATCCAAGAAGCCCGCGAGCAAAAAGCTGAAAAGACGACCACCTCAAAAGATGAAGTCTTGAACAGCGATGAGCAGGCAGCCCGCAATAGAGCCGTTGGTTCCGGTGCAAGCCAGCAACAACGCCAGCCCGTCACGGAAACCATCACACGCGACCAACCTAAAATAGGCCGTAACGATCAAGTTACCATCAAGAACATCATGACTGGAGAAGCCAAGGAATGTAAATACAAACAAGCCATTCCATTGATCAACAAAGGTGAATGGGTACTGGATAAATATTAA
- a CDS encoding DUF3140 domain-containing protein, producing MSDKSKDEIYDEFYNLVNMTPSELEDWLDTDKSKGVGQDSGDGEAIGHKSGRKIIKIKNKKKDELTDTNYDHMNKVIGYINRHKAQKPSSDIKESDWRYSLKNWGHDPCKEMDC from the coding sequence ATGAGCGATAAAAGCAAGGATGAGATTTATGATGAATTCTATAATCTGGTAAATATGACGCCTAGCGAACTGGAAGACTGGCTGGATACAGATAAGTCTAAAGGTGTAGGTCAGGACAGCGGCGACGGTGAGGCCATTGGACACAAATCGGGGCGCAAGATCATCAAGATCAAAAACAAGAAAAAAGACGAACTTACAGATACCAACTATGACCACATGAACAAAGTCATAGGCTACATCAATCGTCATAAGGCACAAAAGCCCAGTAGCGACATCAAGGAATCTGACTGGCGCTACAGTCTTAAAAATTGGGGCCACGATCCCTGCAAGGAAATGGATTGTTAG